In the Sediminibacter sp. Hel_I_10 genome, one interval contains:
- a CDS encoding Lrp/AsnC family transcriptional regulator, translating to MAKFKLDDVDHQILDMLIDNTRIPFTDIAKKLVISAGTVHVRVKKMEEAGIIKGSSLTLDYKKLGYAFIAYVGVFLNNTSQTKFVLERIAEIPHVTVAHITTGKFNIFCKVRAKNTSHAKDIIFMLDDIEGIYRTETMISMEESINDKKRLMHTIFNDL from the coding sequence ATGGCAAAATTTAAATTGGATGACGTTGATCATCAGATTTTAGATATGTTAATTGACAATACCAGGATTCCTTTTACTGATATTGCAAAAAAATTGGTGATTTCAGCAGGGACGGTTCACGTGAGAGTTAAGAAAATGGAAGAAGCGGGCATCATTAAGGGGTCGTCTTTAACTTTGGATTATAAAAAACTTGGCTATGCTTTTATTGCATATGTTGGCGTGTTTTTAAATAATACGTCTCAGACCAAATTCGTTTTAGAACGTATTGCTGAAATTCCTCATGTTACTGTTGCGCATATCACTACAGGGAAATTCAATATCTTTTGTAAAGTGAGAGCTAAAAACACGTCTCATGCTAAGGATATCATCTTTATGTTAGATGATATTGAAGGTATCTACAGAACCGAAACAATGATCTCTATGGAGGAAAGTATCAACGATAAAAAACGTTTGATGCATACCATTTTTAATGACCTATAG
- a CDS encoding DNA mismatch repair protein MutS has translation MIHIHQKTLKDLEFNAVLEQVSNLAITNLGRAEVLNISPYNNHDAIVKSLNFTNEYLSSFYNDNRIPNHGFDDISKELQLLKIENSFLDTSHFKNLASISLTTNEILKFLKKFKEYYPSLYQKSSFIEITTSVIEEIDSIIDRFGEVKDNASDTLYQLRKAINSVRGKINQSFTSALNTYHNLDYLDDIRESVVENKRVLAVKAMYRRKVKGSIMGNSKTGSIVYIQPETTFQYARELNNLEYDEKEEVDHILRRLTEFVRPYKSLFENYQTFLTHIDLIFAKAKYAQSMEAILPNINTDRQFEVRDAYHPLLYLTNKKEGKKTYPQSVDLFQDNRIIVISGPNAGGKSITLKTMGLLQVMLQSGLLIPVHEKSNVCFFDRIMTDIGDNQSIENHLSTYSYRLKQMNYFLRKCNKNTLFLIDEFGTGSDPELGGALAETFLEEFYHREAFGIITTHYSNLKVLANEMPFMQNANMLFDEKSLEPLFKLALGQAGSSFTFEVAQKNGIPFSLINRAKKKIERGKVRFDATIAKLQKERSKLEKTERSLKENEKKKQSEADKLEEVNAKVQKKLENFQELYDSNQRLIYLGQKVNDVAEKYFDDKKKRPLMNELFRLVQIENSKRQKVSAKQKKAEKAKETQIKQEAEKKVEVIRKKKKEAKAKAKPIEKPKPIIRLGDRVRMFDGKAVGTVDTIEKGKAIVNYGMFTTNVNLDLLELVEAVKK, from the coding sequence ATGATCCATATCCATCAAAAAACCTTAAAGGATTTAGAATTTAACGCGGTCCTTGAGCAGGTTTCAAATTTAGCAATTACAAATTTAGGACGGGCCGAAGTGCTTAACATTTCGCCTTACAATAATCATGACGCCATTGTAAAGTCGTTGAATTTTACTAATGAGTACCTGTCCTCCTTTTATAACGATAACCGCATACCCAATCATGGGTTTGATGACATTTCTAAAGAGCTACAATTACTTAAAATTGAAAACTCATTTTTAGACACAAGTCATTTTAAGAATTTAGCTTCCATCTCATTGACCACAAATGAGATTTTAAAATTTCTAAAAAAATTCAAAGAATATTATCCTAGCCTCTATCAAAAATCTTCCTTTATAGAGATTACCACATCAGTTATTGAAGAAATTGATAGTATCATTGATCGCTTTGGTGAAGTAAAGGACAACGCTTCTGACACCCTTTACCAACTTAGAAAAGCTATAAACTCGGTTAGAGGCAAAATCAATCAAAGTTTTACTTCGGCACTTAATACCTATCATAATCTTGATTATTTAGATGATATTAGAGAATCTGTTGTAGAAAACAAACGTGTTTTAGCCGTTAAAGCCATGTATCGTCGCAAGGTCAAGGGGAGTATCATGGGCAATAGCAAGACAGGAAGTATTGTTTATATTCAACCCGAAACCACCTTTCAATATGCGCGAGAACTCAATAATTTAGAGTATGATGAAAAAGAGGAAGTAGATCATATTTTACGCCGTCTTACGGAGTTTGTGAGACCTTACAAATCTTTATTTGAAAATTACCAGACCTTTCTTACCCACATAGATCTTATTTTCGCTAAGGCAAAATACGCGCAATCTATGGAAGCGATTTTACCAAACATCAATACAGATCGCCAGTTTGAGGTTAGAGATGCCTACCACCCTTTACTTTATCTAACCAATAAAAAAGAAGGCAAGAAAACCTATCCCCAATCTGTTGATCTTTTTCAAGACAATAGAATCATTGTGATTTCTGGACCAAATGCCGGCGGAAAGAGCATCACTTTAAAAACGATGGGCTTATTACAGGTCATGCTACAGAGCGGACTTTTGATTCCTGTTCATGAAAAGAGCAATGTCTGCTTTTTTGATAGGATCATGACAGATATTGGTGATAATCAATCTATAGAAAATCATTTGAGCACCTATAGTTACAGACTCAAACAGATGAATTATTTTCTTCGGAAATGTAACAAAAACACGCTTTTTCTTATCGATGAGTTTGGTACGGGAAGTGACCCTGAACTTGGTGGTGCTTTAGCCGAAACTTTCTTAGAAGAATTTTACCATCGTGAAGCCTTCGGAATTATCACCACCCACTACTCCAACTTAAAAGTTTTGGCCAACGAAATGCCTTTTATGCAAAATGCCAATATGCTTTTTGATGAAAAGAGTTTAGAACCACTTTTCAAACTAGCACTAGGGCAAGCCGGAAGCTCGTTTACTTTTGAAGTTGCACAAAAAAATGGCATTCCCTTCAGTCTCATCAATCGTGCAAAAAAGAAAATTGAGCGTGGCAAAGTTCGATTTGATGCTACTATTGCCAAACTTCAGAAAGAGCGAAGTAAGCTGGAGAAAACCGAACGGTCATTAAAAGAAAACGAGAAAAAGAAACAAAGTGAAGCTGATAAGCTAGAAGAAGTTAATGCCAAAGTTCAAAAGAAATTAGAGAATTTTCAAGAATTGTATGACAGCAATCAGCGCTTGATCTATTTAGGACAGAAAGTGAATGATGTGGCTGAAAAATATTTTGACGATAAGAAGAAACGCCCACTGATGAACGAGTTGTTCCGATTGGTTCAAATTGAAAATTCAAAACGACAGAAAGTATCTGCAAAACAAAAAAAGGCAGAGAAGGCAAAGGAAACACAGATCAAACAAGAGGCAGAGAAAAAGGTAGAGGTCATTCGTAAAAAGAAAAAAGAGGCGAAAGCGAAAGCAAAACCTATTGAAAAACCGAAACCTATCATAAGGTTGGGCGATCGTGTGCGAATGTTTGACGGTAAGGCTGTGGGTACTGTAGATACCATAGAAAAAGGAAAGGCTATTGTTAATTATGGCATGTTTACCACCAATGTAAACTTAGATTTACTAGAGTTGGTAGAAGCTGTTAAGAAGTAA
- a CDS encoding DinB family protein, with protein MMTKDDLNNDEYNLFYQSYIQRTGSLDLYEGLKVKGNDTIKFFEGVPEDKLNFSYAEGKWTIKEILQHLIDTERVFGYRALCISRGDQTLFPGFDHEAYVVNCDANDRSMHDLVNEYKAVRLSTLMLFNSFSADMLLKMGTASNNSLSVRACGFIIIGHEMHHCQIIKEKYL; from the coding sequence ATGATGACAAAAGATGATTTAAACAATGACGAATATAATTTATTTTACCAATCTTATATTCAAAGAACTGGAAGCCTTGATCTGTATGAAGGCTTAAAGGTAAAAGGCAACGATACAATTAAATTTTTTGAGGGTGTTCCCGAGGATAAACTTAACTTTAGTTATGCTGAAGGTAAATGGACAATTAAAGAAATCTTGCAGCATCTTATAGATACCGAACGTGTTTTTGGGTATCGAGCATTATGCATTTCGAGAGGTGATCAAACGCTCTTTCCTGGCTTTGATCATGAGGCTTATGTAGTAAATTGTGACGCTAATGATCGTTCTATGCATGATCTCGTTAACGAGTATAAGGCGGTGCGTTTATCGACGCTAATGCTGTTTAACAGCTTTAGTGCAGATATGTTATTAAAGATGGGGACAGCAAGTAACAACAGTTTGTCGGTAAGGGCTTGTGGTTTTATCATTATTGGTCATGAGATGCATCATTGCCAAATTATAAAAGAAAAATATCTTTAA
- a CDS encoding thiol-disulfide oxidoreductase DCC family protein, which produces MNETVPNNKKLILFDGVCNLCNAAIQYIIKHDTQNQFLFAPLQGETAKTIIDEFDVDTEKIDSILLYSKDKGLSMKSTAALQISKHLGFPRNVMSIFLIVPAFIRNWVYDYIAKNRYQWFGKKENCMIPTPELKAKFLD; this is translated from the coding sequence ATGAATGAAACGGTACCAAATAACAAAAAACTGATTCTATTTGACGGTGTTTGCAATCTCTGCAATGCGGCCATTCAATATATTATTAAGCACGATACTCAAAATCAATTTTTATTTGCGCCTTTACAAGGCGAAACTGCCAAAACCATTATTGATGAGTTTGATGTGGATACCGAAAAGATAGATTCTATTCTACTTTACTCAAAAGACAAAGGCCTCTCCATGAAATCGACTGCTGCGCTTCAGATTTCTAAACATTTAGGATTTCCCAGAAACGTCATGTCTATATTCTTAATTGTGCCAGCGTTTATTAGAAATTGGGTGTATGACTATATCGCTAAGAACAGATACCAATGGTTTGGAAAAAAAGAAAACTGCATGATCCCAACACCTGAACTGAAGGCTAAATTTTTGGATTAG
- the aroC gene encoding chorismate synthase: MAGNSFGKLFKLTTFGESHGAAIGGIIDGCPAGLKLDFEAIQNEMNRRKPGQSDIVTQRKEPDSVVFLSGVFEGVTTGTPIGFTIENTNQKSRDYSHIKEVYRPSHADYTYEKKYGVRDYRGGGRSSARETACRVVAGAIAKQMISKIKINAFTSSVGDIHLEKPYQDLDFSQIESNTVRCPDAMVAEQMISKIKAIKKDGDTVGGIITCVIQNVPVGLGEPVFDKLHAELGKAMLSINAVKGFEYGSGFEGASLKGSEHNDLFNQDGSTKTNHSGGVQGGISNGMDIYFRVAFKPVATVIQKQDTLDSDGNIVEMQGKGRHDPCVVPRAIPIVEAMAALVLADYTLLRKQEA; the protein is encoded by the coding sequence ATGGCAGGAAATTCCTTCGGAAAATTATTTAAGCTCACCACCTTTGGAGAGTCTCATGGCGCAGCAATTGGCGGTATTATAGATGGTTGCCCAGCTGGGTTAAAGTTGGACTTTGAGGCCATTCAAAATGAAATGAATCGCAGAAAACCAGGTCAGTCTGATATTGTAACTCAACGTAAAGAGCCAGATAGCGTGGTATTTCTATCTGGGGTTTTTGAAGGCGTAACAACAGGAACTCCCATTGGTTTTACGATTGAAAATACCAATCAAAAATCTAGGGATTATTCGCATATCAAAGAGGTTTACCGTCCCAGCCATGCCGATTATACTTACGAGAAAAAATACGGTGTTAGAGATTATCGAGGAGGCGGGCGCAGTTCTGCCAGAGAAACGGCATGTCGCGTTGTCGCAGGCGCTATTGCCAAGCAAATGATTTCAAAGATAAAAATTAACGCCTTTACCTCTTCAGTTGGTGACATTCATCTAGAAAAACCCTATCAGGACTTAGACTTTTCTCAAATAGAAAGTAACACGGTTCGTTGTCCAGATGCGATGGTTGCAGAACAAATGATTTCTAAAATAAAAGCGATTAAGAAAGATGGTGATACTGTTGGGGGTATTATTACTTGTGTCATTCAAAATGTACCGGTAGGTCTTGGGGAGCCTGTATTTGATAAATTACATGCAGAGTTAGGGAAGGCCATGCTATCAATCAATGCTGTAAAAGGGTTTGAATATGGTAGTGGTTTTGAAGGGGCAAGCTTAAAAGGTTCTGAGCATAATGACCTATTTAACCAAGACGGCTCTACTAAAACCAACCATTCTGGAGGGGTGCAAGGTGGTATTTCTAACGGGATGGACATTTATTTTAGAGTCGCTTTTAAGCCAGTTGCTACAGTTATTCAAAAACAAGACACTCTAGATAGTGACGGCAATATTGTTGAAATGCAGGGTAAAGGTAGGCATGATCCCTGTGTAGTGCCTAGAGCAATCCCCATCGTGGAAGCTATGGCAGCATTGGTTTTGGCCGATTACACATTACTAAGAAAGCAAGAGGCTTAG
- a CDS encoding dicarboxylate/amino acid:cation symporter has product MKKLALHWKIIIGMVLGIIWALISSSMGWSAFTINWIDPFGTIFINLLKLIAVPLVLFSIISGVANIGDPSSLGRMGGKTLGIYLLTTIMAISLGLLLVNTFKPGKLMDEQSRIDNRISYEIWADAEGYQIKDGINYLKDPAFLERAQEISELSKSELKEASVADKMQTAEKSKESTPLQPLVDIVPDNFFSSLADNGRMLQIIFFAIFFGVCLLFIPSDKSKPVLKLVDGINEVFLKMVDIVMQAAPFFVFALLAGVVSKMAGNDIGKVLEIFKSLSWYSLTVLVGLLMMIFVIYPLILKLFVKQIPYTGFFKSMSPAQTLAFSTSSSAATLPVTMECVEQNLGVDKKISSFVLPIGATVNMDGTSLYQAVAVIFLAQIHMIDLTIGQQLTVVLTATLASIGSAAVPSAGLVMLIIVLSSVGLNPAWIAIIFPVDRILDMFRTVVNVTGDATVCSIIADGENMLNYKEKDPAETFDLDS; this is encoded by the coding sequence ATGAAGAAACTAGCATTACATTGGAAAATTATCATTGGTATGGTGCTCGGCATCATTTGGGCTTTAATTTCAAGCTCCATGGGATGGAGTGCTTTTACTATAAATTGGATTGATCCATTTGGGACGATTTTCATCAATCTGCTAAAACTAATTGCGGTACCGCTGGTTTTATTTTCGATTATAAGTGGTGTTGCTAATATTGGAGATCCTTCAAGTTTAGGACGAATGGGAGGGAAGACTTTAGGGATCTATCTTTTGACAACAATCATGGCCATATCTTTAGGCTTACTATTGGTAAACACCTTTAAGCCCGGTAAATTGATGGACGAGCAAAGCCGTATAGATAACCGTATCAGCTACGAAATTTGGGCAGATGCTGAAGGCTATCAAATTAAAGATGGAATTAATTATTTAAAGGATCCAGCCTTTTTGGAGCGTGCCCAAGAAATTTCAGAATTATCCAAAAGTGAGCTTAAAGAAGCCTCTGTTGCCGATAAAATGCAAACTGCTGAAAAAAGTAAAGAGTCCACGCCATTACAGCCTTTAGTTGATATTGTACCAGACAATTTTTTCTCATCCTTAGCAGATAACGGAAGAATGCTTCAAATTATATTTTTCGCCATATTTTTTGGGGTGTGTTTATTGTTTATTCCTTCTGATAAGTCAAAACCTGTTCTAAAATTAGTAGATGGTATTAATGAGGTGTTTCTCAAAATGGTGGATATTGTGATGCAAGCGGCACCATTTTTTGTGTTTGCATTATTGGCAGGTGTAGTGTCTAAAATGGCTGGAAATGATATTGGAAAAGTACTCGAAATATTTAAAAGTTTGAGTTGGTATTCATTAACCGTTCTTGTGGGCTTGTTGATGATGATTTTCGTCATCTATCCTTTAATTCTAAAATTATTTGTGAAGCAAATTCCGTATACCGGATTTTTCAAATCCATGAGTCCGGCGCAAACCTTGGCATTTTCTACATCTAGTAGTGCGGCAACATTGCCTGTAACTATGGAATGTGTGGAGCAAAATTTAGGAGTCGATAAAAAAATCAGCAGTTTTGTTTTACCAATCGGTGCGACCGTTAATATGGACGGTACTAGTCTTTATCAAGCTGTTGCGGTTATTTTCTTAGCGCAAATCCACATGATTGATTTAACTATTGGTCAACAACTCACCGTGGTGCTCACAGCAACATTGGCGTCTATTGGTTCTGCAGCTGTACCTAGTGCAGGTTTGGTGATGCTAATTATCGTCTTAAGTTCAGTAGGTTTAAACCCTGCATGGATTGCCATCATTTTTCCAGTAGATCGCATTCTTGATATGTTTAGAACTGTAGTAAATGTCACAGGTGATGCGACAGTATGTTCAATTATTGCTGATGGCGAAAATATGCTAAACTATAAAGAAAAGGACCCTGCTGAAACATTCGATTTAGATTCTTAA
- a CDS encoding FAD-binding and (Fe-S)-binding domain-containing protein, protein MSKEINVALQELEANLSGELFVDDLMRSLYATDASVYRMMPLAVAVPKSTSDLKQLIDFATQHRVSLIPRTAGTSLAGQCVGRGIIVDTSKYFNRILDINEKEKTVTVQPGVVRDELNSYLKPFGLFFGPNTSTSNRCMIGGMVGNNSSGTTSIKFGVTRDKVLKLHTLMADGTEVVFSDLSAVEFEAKTELKTMEGHVYKVLKTELSSETVQNQIRSQFPKSEIHRRNTGYAIDELIKTSAFSTEESPFNMCALLAGSEGTLAFTTQITLKLDELPPSETLIVAAHFRSIEDCLTSVALVMQHDLYGCEMMDKTILDLTKHNKAQQVNREFVEGDPQAILLCEIRGTSKTDTAKRSAELLTSLHESQLSYAAPVLEGADIDKAMDLRKAGLGLLGNMIGDEKAVACIEDTAVALPDLSNYIADFSKLMTTYKQRPVYYAHAGAGELHLRPILNLKKGADVVKFRKITTDVAHLVKQYGGSMSGEHGDGIVRAEFIPMMIGDANYAILKRIKAAFDPENIFNPGKIVDAFPMDAAFRYTPDRVEPDIETLMDFSSSKGILREAEKCNGSGDCRKLPEFGGTMCPSYRATRNEKDTTRARANALREFLTRSDKANKFDHEELKDVFDLCLSCKACATECPSSVDVASLKAEFQYQYQKSNGMSWRTKLFAYNNRLNALGSLIPALTNFVFSNSITSNSLKKSFDIASQRTLPLVSTESLYKWHKKHINQIYRDEYVKTVYLFVDEFTNHLDTNIGIDAIELLARLNYDVRLVKHNESGRSFLSKGLLEQAKKVANANVSIFKGLISENAPLIGIEPSAILTFKDEYLRLADDKTSAVHIAKHTFLIEEFIQSEIKLGHIQPEQFSSETKKIKFHGHCHQKAMVNQKSSFAMLSLPSNYSVTIIPSGCCGMAGSFGYEKEHYEVSMQIGEQTLFPAIRKAEEEVLIAANGTSCRHQIKDGTGREALHPISILRKALI, encoded by the coding sequence ATGTCAAAGGAAATCAACGTTGCGCTACAAGAGCTTGAGGCTAACCTGTCAGGAGAATTGTTTGTAGATGATTTAATGAGGTCGTTATATGCCACAGACGCATCGGTTTATCGAATGATGCCCTTGGCGGTGGCTGTTCCGAAGAGTACGTCTGATTTGAAGCAGCTTATCGATTTTGCGACGCAACACCGTGTCTCCCTAATTCCAAGAACTGCTGGCACTTCACTAGCAGGGCAGTGTGTGGGTAGGGGGATTATAGTGGACACCTCTAAATACTTCAACAGGATTCTAGATATCAATGAGAAAGAAAAAACTGTAACGGTACAGCCTGGTGTTGTTCGTGACGAGCTAAACAGTTATTTAAAGCCATTCGGTTTGTTTTTCGGGCCCAATACCTCGACGTCCAATCGTTGTATGATAGGAGGTATGGTTGGAAATAATTCCTCTGGCACCACTTCAATTAAATTCGGGGTGACGCGGGATAAAGTTTTGAAATTACACACCTTAATGGCGGACGGAACTGAGGTTGTTTTTTCTGACTTATCTGCTGTAGAGTTTGAAGCAAAAACAGAACTCAAAACCATGGAGGGTCATGTCTACAAGGTTTTAAAAACAGAGTTGTCTTCGGAAACGGTCCAAAATCAAATTCGGTCTCAATTTCCCAAATCAGAGATTCATAGAAGAAATACAGGGTATGCTATTGATGAGCTTATCAAAACTAGTGCATTCTCAACTGAAGAAAGCCCTTTTAACATGTGTGCATTGCTTGCTGGAAGTGAAGGAACACTTGCATTTACTACTCAGATCACGTTGAAGCTTGATGAGTTACCACCTTCGGAAACCTTAATTGTGGCAGCTCATTTCCGAAGTATTGAAGATTGTTTAACGTCGGTAGCATTGGTAATGCAGCATGATTTATACGGTTGTGAGATGATGGATAAAACCATTCTTGATCTCACAAAACACAATAAGGCCCAGCAAGTCAATCGTGAGTTTGTGGAGGGAGATCCGCAGGCTATTTTACTATGCGAAATCCGAGGAACATCTAAAACGGATACAGCTAAGCGCTCTGCTGAATTATTGACAAGTCTGCACGAGTCGCAATTGAGTTATGCCGCTCCAGTGCTTGAAGGGGCGGATATTGATAAAGCAATGGATCTTCGAAAAGCGGGGCTTGGTCTTTTAGGTAATATGATTGGAGATGAGAAAGCTGTGGCTTGCATTGAGGATACGGCTGTAGCATTGCCAGATTTATCAAATTATATTGCCGATTTTTCAAAATTGATGACTACTTATAAGCAAAGGCCCGTTTATTATGCCCACGCTGGTGCTGGTGAGTTGCATTTAAGACCCATACTCAATCTTAAAAAAGGAGCCGACGTGGTCAAATTCAGGAAAATAACCACAGATGTTGCGCATTTGGTGAAGCAATATGGCGGCTCTATGAGTGGTGAGCATGGCGACGGTATTGTGAGAGCTGAGTTTATACCAATGATGATTGGAGATGCTAATTATGCCATTTTAAAGAGAATAAAAGCGGCTTTTGATCCTGAGAACATTTTTAATCCCGGTAAAATAGTAGATGCTTTCCCTATGGATGCTGCTTTTCGCTATACTCCAGATCGCGTTGAGCCTGATATAGAAACGCTAATGGATTTTTCTTCTTCTAAAGGTATTTTAAGAGAGGCGGAGAAATGCAACGGTTCAGGAGATTGCAGGAAATTACCTGAATTTGGGGGTACGATGTGCCCTAGTTACAGAGCCACAAGAAATGAAAAAGATACTACAAGAGCGAGAGCCAATGCCTTACGGGAGTTCTTGACGAGGTCTGATAAAGCCAATAAGTTTGATCATGAAGAATTAAAAGACGTATTTGACCTTTGTTTGAGCTGTAAGGCCTGTGCAACAGAGTGTCCTAGTAGTGTGGACGTGGCGAGTTTGAAGGCTGAGTTTCAATATCAATACCAAAAATCAAACGGCATGAGTTGGCGTACAAAACTCTTTGCTTATAATAATAGATTAAATGCGTTAGGGAGTCTGATCCCGGCACTCACAAATTTCGTTTTTTCTAATTCGATTACTAGTAATTCTTTAAAAAAATCGTTTGACATTGCTTCTCAACGGACCTTGCCTTTAGTTTCAACTGAAAGTTTATATAAATGGCATAAAAAGCATATTAATCAAATATATAGAGACGAGTACGTAAAAACAGTTTATCTTTTTGTTGATGAATTTACCAACCATTTAGACACAAATATTGGCATTGATGCCATTGAGCTATTAGCCCGTTTAAATTATGACGTGAGGTTGGTGAAGCACAACGAATCAGGTCGGTCCTTTTTGTCAAAAGGATTATTAGAACAAGCTAAAAAAGTAGCTAATGCGAATGTGTCTATTTTTAAAGGATTGATTTCAGAAAATGCGCCGCTAATTGGTATTGAGCCTTCAGCTATTTTAACCTTTAAGGATGAATATTTACGTCTCGCTGATGATAAGACTTCTGCGGTGCACATTGCAAAGCACACGTTCTTAATTGAAGAATTCATTCAATCTGAAATAAAATTAGGTCACATTCAGCCTGAACAATTTTCTTCAGAAACAAAAAAGATAAAATTTCACGGCCATTGTCATCAAAAAGCGATGGTCAACCAAAAGTCAAGTTTTGCGATGTTAAGTCTTCCTTCAAACTACAGTGTTACCATCATCCCGAGTGGTTGTTGCGGAATGGCAGGTAGTTTTGGTTATGAAAAGGAGCATTATGAAGTGAGTATGCAGATCGGTGAGCAAACGCTGTTTCCTGCAATAAGAAAGGCAGAAGAGGAGGTTCTCATAGCTGCCAATGGGACGAGTTGTAGGCATCAAATTAAAGATGGCACAGGAAGAGAGGCGCTGCACCCTATAAGTATTTTACGAAAAGCCTTAATCTAG
- a CDS encoding UDP-2,3-diacylglucosamine diphosphatase — MKNRRKVEIAVISDVHLGTYGCHAKQLLTYLNSIQPKKMILNGDIIDIWQFNKRYFPKSHLRVIKKIMDMSADGVEIIYITGNHDEMLRKFSDMTIGNISIVDKIVLELDGKKAWFFHGDVFDVSIQNAKWLAKLGGYGYDFLILLNRLVNWCLDKMGKEKYSLSKKIKNGVKGAIKYINDFEKVASDLAIENGYDYVICGHIHQPKMVTMQNKWGKTTYLNSGDWIENFTALEYQFKRWKIYNYNNDKLRAFYADEDIKDMNVKDLIAAITVVQPEQKKKKKKKAKLD; from the coding sequence TTGAAAAACAGGAGAAAAGTTGAAATAGCAGTCATATCAGACGTTCACCTTGGTACATACGGGTGTCACGCCAAACAACTATTAACTTATCTCAACAGCATACAGCCTAAAAAAATGATTCTTAACGGTGATATTATCGACATTTGGCAGTTCAATAAGCGCTACTTTCCAAAATCCCATTTAAGAGTCATCAAAAAAATCATGGACATGTCTGCTGACGGTGTAGAAATTATTTACATCACAGGAAACCACGATGAAATGTTACGGAAATTTAGCGACATGACTATTGGCAACATCTCCATTGTAGATAAAATTGTACTAGAACTTGATGGTAAAAAAGCGTGGTTCTTTCACGGTGATGTGTTTGACGTCTCTATTCAAAATGCCAAGTGGCTTGCAAAACTCGGCGGCTATGGCTATGACTTCCTTATCCTACTTAATCGTCTTGTTAACTGGTGCCTAGATAAAATGGGCAAAGAAAAGTATTCACTTTCAAAGAAGATTAAAAACGGTGTAAAAGGCGCTATAAAATACATCAATGACTTTGAAAAAGTAGCCTCTGACCTCGCTATTGAAAACGGTTATGATTATGTAATTTGCGGACATATCCATCAGCCCAAAATGGTGACCATGCAAAACAAATGGGGCAAGACCACCTATTTAAACTCTGGAGATTGGATCGAAAATTTCACTGCTTTAGAATATCAATTTAAGCGTTGGAAAATCTACAATTATAACAATGATAAGTTAAGAGCCTTTTACGCAGACGAAGACATTAAGGATATGAACGTCAAAGATCTTATTGCTGCCATTACCGTGGTTCAACCTGAACAAAAGAAAAAGAAAAAAAAGAAAGCAAAGCTAGATTAA